A single Malaclemys terrapin pileata isolate rMalTer1 chromosome 3, rMalTer1.hap1, whole genome shotgun sequence DNA region contains:
- the LOC128834477 gene encoding trace amine-associated receptor 7a-like isoform X2: MTSVLLQKYCFENINGSCHKTSWSSGIRITLYVVLGFLTILTLGGNLMVMISIAYFKQLHSPTNILLASLACADFCLGLTVLPFSSIRSVETCWYFGETFCRFHSSLEVSFCYSSIFHLCFISVDRYVAVTDPLIYPLKFTVPVSGMFIAVAWIFSLVYSFSVVFTGANDKGIQELVNALSCVGSCQILFNKTWVVVSNLLYLIPFFTTIALYSKIFAVAKRQARMIEMMSNKIQLPDTYSDRVSRRERKAAKTIGIAVIAFVVFWSPYSITVIIDAFFNFITPPLVFDIVVWFTYSNSAINPLIYSLFYPWFRKAMKVIVSCKMLQHDCSTMNLFPN; this comes from the coding sequence ATGACTTCAGTGCTTCTTCAGAAATATTGCTTTGAGAATATTAATGGATCTTGCCATAAAACATCGTGGTCTTCTGGAATCCGGATAACTTTGTATGTTGTGCTTGGTTTTCTGACAATTCTTACACTAGGTGGAAACCTAATGGTAATGATTTCAATTGCTTATTTCAAACAGCTTCACTCTCCTACAAATATTTTGCTCGCCTCCTTGGCATGTGCTGATTTTTGTTTGGGTCTGACTGTGCTGCCCTTCAGCAGTATAAGATCTGTTGAAACATGCTGGTATTTTGGGGAAACATTCTGTAGATTCCACAGTTCTTTAGAAGTATCTTTTTGTTATTCATCAATATTTCACTTGTGTTTCATCTCTGTTGATCGCTATGTTGCTGTTACAGATCCTCTAATTTACCCTCTCAAGTTCACAGTGCCAGTTTCAGGCATGTTCATAGCTGTTGCCTGGATATTTTCATTAGTATACAGTTTTTCTGTTGTCTTCACTGGGGCTAATGACAAAGGGATACAAGAATTAGTAAATGCCCTCTCCTGTGTAGGGAGCTGTCAGATTCTCTTCAACAAAACATGGGTAGTTGTATCCAATCTCCTTTATCTAATACCTTTTTTTACAACAATAGCACTTTACAGCAAAATCTTTGCTGTGGCTAAACGACAAGCTAGAATGATAGAGATGATGAGCAACAAGATCCAGTTGCCTGACACTTACAGTGACAGAGTTAGCAGAAGAGAGAGGAAAGCAGCTAAAACCATTGGTATTGCTGTGATTGCTTTTGTGGTATTCTGGTCACCTTATTCTATAACTGTAATAATTGATGCTTTTTTTAACTTCATAACACCACCCCTTGTCTTTGACATTGTGGTTTGGTTCACTTATTCCAACTCTGCTATTAATCCTTTGATTTACTCTCTCTTTTATCCTTGGTTTCGAAAAGCAATGAAAGTGATTGTGAGCTGTAAAATGCTCCAGCATGATTGTTCAACAATGAAtttatttccaaactga
- the LOC128834802 gene encoding trace amine-associated receptor 7a-like: MTSALLENEEAQYCFENINGSCHKTSWSSGIRITLYVMLGFLTILTLGGNLMVIITVAYFKQLHSPTNILLASLACADFCLGLTVLPFSSIRSVETCWYFGEILCRFHSSLELSFCYSSIFHLCFISVDRYIAVTDPLIYPLKFTVPVSGMFIAVAWTFSIVYSFSVVFTGANDKGIQELVNAISCVGSCQLVFNKTWVVVSALLYLIPFFTMIALYSKIFAVAKRQARMIEMMSNNTHLSNTYSDRVSRRERKAAKTIGIAVIAFVVFWSPYSIIVITDAFFNFITPPLVFDIVVWFTYSNSAINPLIYSLFYPWFRKAMKVIVSCKMLQLDCSTMNLFPN, encoded by the coding sequence atgaCTTCAGCGCTTCTTGAGAATGAAGAAGCACAATATTGCTTTGAGAATATTAATGGATCTTGCCATAAAACATCGTGGTCTTCTGGAATCCGGATAACTCTGTATGTTATGCTTGGTTTTCTGACAATTCTTACACTAGGTGGAAACCTAATGGTAATAATTACAGTAGCTTATTTCAAACAGCTTCACTCTCCTACAAATATTTTGCTCGCCTCTTTGGCATGTGCTGATTTTTGTTTGGGTCTGACTGTGCTGCCCTTCAGCAGTATAAGATCTGTTGAAACATGCTGGTATTTTGGGGAAATATTATGTAGATTCCATAGTTCTTTAGAACTATCTTTTTGTTATTCATCAATATTTCACTTGTGTTTCATCTCTGTTGATCGCTACATTGCTGTTACTGATCCTTTAATTTACCCTCTCAAGTTCACAGTGCCAGTTTCAGGCATGTTCATAGCTGTTGCCTGGACATTTTCAATAGTATACAGTTTTTCTGTTGTCTTCACTGGGGCTAATGACAAAGGGATACAAGAATTAGTAAATGCCATCTCCTGTGTAGGGAGCTGTCAACTTGTCTTCAACAAAACATGGGTGGTTGTATCTGCTCTCCTTTATCTAATACCTTTTTTTACAATGATAGCACTTTACAGCAAAATCTTTGCTGTGGCTAAACGACAAGCTAGAATGATAGAGATGATGAGCAACAACACCCATTTGTCTAACACTTACAGTGACAGAGTTAGCAGAAGAGAGAGGAAAGCAGCTAAAACCATTGGTATTGCTGTGATTGCTTTTGTGGTATTCTGGTCACCTTATTCTATAATTGTAATAACTGATGCTTTTTTTAACTTCATAACGCCACCCCTTGTCTTTGACATTGTGGTTTGGTTCACTTATTCCAACTCTGCCATTAATCCTTTGATTTACTCTCTCTTTTATCCTTGGTTTCGAAAAGCAATGAAAGTGATTGTGAGCTGTAAAATGCTCCAGCTTGATTGTTCAACAATGAAtttatttccaaactga
- the LOC128834477 gene encoding trace amine-associated receptor 7a-like isoform X1 — MTSDSSVMLLQKYCFENINGSCHKTSWSSGIRITLYVVLGFLTILTLGGNLMVMISIAYFKQLHSPTNILLASLACADFCLGLTVLPFSSIRSVETCWYFGETFCRFHSSLEVSFCYSSIFHLCFISVDRYVAVTDPLIYPLKFTVPVSGMFIAVAWIFSLVYSFSVVFTGANDKGIQELVNALSCVGSCQILFNKTWVVVSNLLYLIPFFTTIALYSKIFAVAKRQARMIEMMSNKIQLPDTYSDRVSRRERKAAKTIGIAVIAFVVFWSPYSITVIIDAFFNFITPPLVFDIVVWFTYSNSAINPLIYSLFYPWFRKAMKVIVSCKMLQHDCSTMNLFPN, encoded by the exons ATGACCTCAGATTCCTCAGTCA TGCTTCTTCAGAAATATTGCTTTGAGAATATTAATGGATCTTGCCATAAAACATCGTGGTCTTCTGGAATCCGGATAACTTTGTATGTTGTGCTTGGTTTTCTGACAATTCTTACACTAGGTGGAAACCTAATGGTAATGATTTCAATTGCTTATTTCAAACAGCTTCACTCTCCTACAAATATTTTGCTCGCCTCCTTGGCATGTGCTGATTTTTGTTTGGGTCTGACTGTGCTGCCCTTCAGCAGTATAAGATCTGTTGAAACATGCTGGTATTTTGGGGAAACATTCTGTAGATTCCACAGTTCTTTAGAAGTATCTTTTTGTTATTCATCAATATTTCACTTGTGTTTCATCTCTGTTGATCGCTATGTTGCTGTTACAGATCCTCTAATTTACCCTCTCAAGTTCACAGTGCCAGTTTCAGGCATGTTCATAGCTGTTGCCTGGATATTTTCATTAGTATACAGTTTTTCTGTTGTCTTCACTGGGGCTAATGACAAAGGGATACAAGAATTAGTAAATGCCCTCTCCTGTGTAGGGAGCTGTCAGATTCTCTTCAACAAAACATGGGTAGTTGTATCCAATCTCCTTTATCTAATACCTTTTTTTACAACAATAGCACTTTACAGCAAAATCTTTGCTGTGGCTAAACGACAAGCTAGAATGATAGAGATGATGAGCAACAAGATCCAGTTGCCTGACACTTACAGTGACAGAGTTAGCAGAAGAGAGAGGAAAGCAGCTAAAACCATTGGTATTGCTGTGATTGCTTTTGTGGTATTCTGGTCACCTTATTCTATAACTGTAATAATTGATGCTTTTTTTAACTTCATAACACCACCCCTTGTCTTTGACATTGTGGTTTGGTTCACTTATTCCAACTCTGCTATTAATCCTTTGATTTACTCTCTCTTTTATCCTTGGTTTCGAAAAGCAATGAAAGTGATTGTGAGCTGTAAAATGCTCCAGCATGATTGTTCAACAATGAAtttatttccaaactga